In Halovivax gelatinilyticus, the following are encoded in one genomic region:
- a CDS encoding cupin domain-containing protein encodes MENTPESDLLPNVETITEGVEVVSNVYDQPGIETLEGRMGLLLQGADVQSHFIEMPPGMFTPEHAHETESIIVTLRGEWILCADGNRRVMEAGDVFWFGPGVATGYEVPPTFEDEALILVFKGHLSDGSREGFVEYITEEMNPHLEAEREDGTPFTFDEIPDDHPAKEFAASLD; translated from the coding sequence ATGGAAAACACACCAGAATCTGACCTTCTTCCGAACGTTGAAACGATCACCGAGGGCGTCGAGGTCGTCTCGAACGTCTACGACCAGCCAGGAATCGAGACGCTCGAAGGTCGCATGGGGCTTCTCCTGCAGGGAGCGGACGTACAGAGCCACTTCATCGAGATGCCGCCGGGGATGTTCACGCCCGAGCACGCCCACGAAACGGAGTCGATCATCGTGACGTTGCGCGGCGAGTGGATCCTGTGCGCCGACGGAAACCGCCGCGTGATGGAGGCGGGCGACGTCTTCTGGTTCGGGCCGGGCGTCGCGACCGGCTACGAAGTGCCGCCGACGTTCGAGGATGAGGCGCTCATCCTCGTCTTCAAGGGTCACCTCTCGGACGGATCCAGGGAGGGCTTCGTCGAGTACATTACTGAGGAGATGAATCCCCACCTCGAGGCAGAGCGCGAGGACGGAACGCCGTTTACGTTCGACGAAATCCCCGACGACCACCCCGCCAAAGAGTTCGCCGCATCGCTCGACTAG
- a CDS encoding CopG family ribbon-helix-helix protein: MRTSFNIPDDVLEKFDEIWRSQGFSSRSRAAREAMQEYIESHQTLDERTGTVAAVVVFDYVYHDVVADVHEIQHEFEDVVNASSHVHHGEWCLETVHCTGDADEVRKLVYRLRNFDAVRRVKLMVVDSDEERRDNEVEPRG, encoded by the coding sequence GTGCGAACGAGTTTCAATATTCCGGACGACGTGCTGGAGAAATTCGACGAGATCTGGCGTTCACAGGGGTTCAGTTCCCGCTCGCGCGCGGCCAGAGAGGCGATGCAGGAGTACATCGAATCGCACCAGACGTTAGACGAACGGACCGGGACCGTGGCGGCGGTCGTCGTCTTCGATTACGTCTACCACGACGTCGTCGCGGACGTCCACGAGATTCAACACGAGTTCGAAGACGTCGTCAACGCCTCGAGCCACGTCCACCACGGCGAGTGGTGTCTCGAGACGGTCCACTGTACGGGAGACGCGGACGAGGTGCGAAAACTCGTCTACCGGCTACGCAACTTCGACGCGGTTCGCCGGGTGAAGCTGATGGTGGTCGATAGCGACGAAGAAAGACGCGATAACGAAGTCGAACCTCGAGGGTAA
- a CDS encoding class I SAM-dependent methyltransferase, producing the protein MGGETDRIEHPIFARAYARFDSFDRLAFGAHRRWLADGLEGRIVDLGAGDGAMIPYVEDAIGDPARLEYHAVEPDSTMRSHARDRARRLGFPATFHDARAESLPFDDDSVDVVVSSLVFCSIADPEAAVDEIARVLRPGGELRVLEHVGGDGWYRRVQSALTPAWKRVAGGCHLDRDTIERFEDHDAFEAAAFDRTGARTYPAAPVVRGRLRRRAD; encoded by the coding sequence ATGGGGGGCGAAACCGACCGTATCGAGCATCCGATCTTCGCCAGAGCGTACGCTCGGTTCGACTCCTTCGACAGACTCGCATTCGGCGCTCACCGTCGCTGGCTGGCCGACGGACTCGAGGGACGGATCGTCGATCTGGGCGCCGGCGACGGGGCGATGATCCCCTACGTCGAGGACGCGATCGGCGATCCGGCCCGACTCGAGTACCACGCCGTCGAACCGGATTCGACGATGCGCTCACACGCCCGCGATCGCGCCCGGCGACTCGGGTTTCCCGCGACGTTCCACGACGCGCGGGCCGAATCGCTCCCGTTCGACGACGACAGCGTCGACGTCGTCGTCTCGTCGCTCGTGTTCTGCTCGATCGCAGATCCCGAGGCCGCCGTCGACGAGATCGCCCGCGTCCTTCGTCCCGGCGGCGAGCTTCGCGTTCTCGAACACGTGGGCGGCGACGGCTGGTACCGGCGCGTCCAGTCCGCCCTGACGCCGGCGTGGAAGCGCGTCGCCGGTGGCTGTCACCTCGATCGCGACACGATCGAACGGTTCGAGGACCACGACGCGTTCGAGGCGGCCGCGTTCGACCGAACCGGCGCCCGGACGTACCCGGCCGCCCCCGTCGTCCGCGGCCGACTGCGACGTCGCGCCGACTGA
- a CDS encoding DUF7342 family protein has protein sequence MDDADRDGNSTVLERQTTGEDRVRMVARQLTEPRTANWVASEAGWSHEPTRRVLERLVDVGTLRRDDTGSNVTYVTDYRQQAITEATRLRDGDRSVEELTERLAEFSDRIDEWKSEFDVESPNELRATVGDARPEKERSRRREVAREWDVLRRRIEIARFAIREWDFLAPATNCASADR, from the coding sequence ATGGACGATGCCGACCGCGACGGGAATTCGACCGTTCTCGAACGGCAGACGACGGGTGAAGATCGTGTCCGGATGGTCGCTCGCCAGTTGACCGAACCCAGAACGGCGAACTGGGTCGCATCCGAAGCCGGCTGGTCGCACGAACCCACCAGGCGCGTCCTCGAACGACTCGTCGACGTCGGCACGCTCCGACGCGACGATACCGGCTCGAACGTCACGTACGTGACGGACTACCGCCAGCAGGCGATCACGGAAGCGACGAGATTGCGAGACGGTGATCGAAGCGTTGAGGAGCTAACAGAGCGCCTCGCGGAGTTCTCCGACCGAATCGACGAGTGGAAATCCGAGTTCGACGTCGAGTCACCGAACGAGCTTCGAGCCACAGTCGGTGACGCACGCCCCGAGAAAGAGCGCTCGAGACGGCGCGAAGTCGCTCGCGAGTGGGATGTGTTACGGCGACGCATCGAGATCGCTCGATTCGCCATCCGAGAGTGGGACTTTCTGGCACCCGCAACGAACTGCGCCAGCGCGGACCGCTGA
- a CDS encoding DUF7342 family protein → MTDFDPLPSDEAIDEVRRRWSDDTDTFDRVYDTVLGITEPTAYAEIAEIATCSPNAAKKHLDRLVVMGIARADPSGRPARYERNDGYLEWQEASRIARDLTIEEIIERVAGLERRRSMYEDRFGTADPDSVSVFERGDHDAIHERMEAVSEWQSVVRDVRLYELARQLAQNDGHLIPA, encoded by the coding sequence ATGACCGATTTCGACCCGCTCCCGTCGGACGAGGCTATCGACGAGGTGCGCCGACGGTGGAGCGACGATACCGACACGTTCGATCGCGTCTACGACACCGTCCTGGGGATCACCGAACCGACGGCCTACGCGGAGATCGCGGAGATCGCCACCTGTTCCCCGAACGCGGCCAAGAAACACCTGGACCGTCTCGTAGTGATGGGAATCGCTCGGGCCGATCCGAGCGGTCGGCCCGCCCGATACGAGCGTAACGACGGCTACCTGGAGTGGCAGGAAGCGAGTCGGATCGCCCGCGATCTCACGATCGAGGAGATCATCGAGCGCGTCGCGGGACTCGAACGCCGCCGGTCGATGTACGAAGATCGATTCGGAACCGCCGACCCCGATTCTGTCTCGGTGTTCGAACGTGGTGACCACGACGCGATCCACGAACGGATGGAAGCGGTGAGCGAGTGGCAGTCGGTCGTTCGAGACGTTCGACTTTACGAACTCGCCCGTCAACTTGCACAGAACGACGGCCACCTCATTCCGGCGTAA
- a CDS encoding carboxypeptidase M32 gives MADTSDAYQTFEQHVERMIQVSHASRILDWDQQVTMPEGGTAARSRQLATLSGIEHELLCDDELGTLLDELDGAELDPVRAANVREIRRRHDREVRVPSDLVERTRRARSDAFETWSEAKAADDFATFAPALENLIELRREYAACVAPDRDPYRVLFEEFEPYVEFDRAVEILDTLRKEIPPLIDAIRRSDVSPDDGAFKGSFDPTKQESFVRDVLSDLGYDWDRGRLDTSPHPFQRGSPYDARLTTRFDRTNPLDGLTSAVHEFGHALYVQNLPREHYGSPVGEPRDMVVHESQSRFWENHVGRSRAFWERTLSIVREHFPQLDDLTVERAYRSANVVTPDTPIRVAADELSYHLHIVVRFEIERALVRDELDVSEVPAIWNEKMESYLGCSPESAAEGPLQDVHWSNATFGYFPTYSLGSAAAAQFRSAFEAAVGPVDEVVRDDGFEPVSEWLRENVHRHGKRFRTDDLLIEATGEPLTADPLVNYLREKYGRLYAISG, from the coding sequence ATGGCCGACACATCCGACGCGTACCAGACGTTCGAACAACACGTCGAGCGGATGATACAGGTGAGCCACGCCTCGCGAATCCTCGACTGGGACCAACAGGTGACGATGCCCGAGGGCGGAACCGCCGCGCGCTCGCGCCAACTCGCCACCCTATCGGGTATCGAACACGAACTCCTGTGCGACGACGAGCTCGGGACCCTCCTCGACGAACTCGACGGCGCGGAGCTTGACCCGGTCCGGGCGGCAAACGTTCGCGAAATCCGCCGCAGGCACGACCGGGAGGTCCGCGTTCCGAGCGACCTCGTCGAACGAACGAGGCGGGCCCGGAGCGACGCCTTCGAGACCTGGAGCGAAGCGAAAGCCGCGGACGACTTCGCGACATTCGCGCCGGCGCTCGAAAACTTGATCGAGCTCCGTCGGGAGTACGCGGCGTGCGTGGCCCCCGACCGGGATCCCTATCGGGTTCTCTTCGAAGAGTTCGAACCGTACGTCGAGTTCGACCGGGCGGTCGAGATTCTCGATACGCTTCGCAAGGAGATTCCGCCGCTGATCGACGCGATCCGCCGGAGCGACGTCTCGCCCGACGACGGCGCCTTCAAGGGGTCGTTCGACCCGACGAAGCAGGAGTCGTTCGTTCGCGACGTGCTCTCGGACCTGGGCTACGACTGGGACCGGGGACGGCTCGATACGTCACCCCATCCGTTCCAGCGAGGGTCCCCGTACGATGCGAGACTCACGACGCGATTCGACCGGACGAACCCGCTGGACGGGCTGACGAGTGCGGTACACGAGTTCGGACACGCGCTCTACGTACAGAACCTGCCCCGAGAGCACTACGGGTCGCCGGTCGGCGAGCCACGCGACATGGTGGTCCACGAGTCCCAGTCGCGGTTCTGGGAGAACCACGTGGGCCGCTCGCGGGCGTTCTGGGAACGGACGCTCTCGATCGTCCGGGAGCACTTCCCGCAGCTCGATGACCTCACGGTCGAGCGGGCCTACCGGAGCGCCAACGTCGTGACCCCGGACACGCCGATACGCGTAGCCGCGGACGAACTCTCCTACCACCTCCACATCGTCGTGCGGTTCGAAATCGAGCGGGCGCTCGTCCGAGACGAACTCGACGTGTCCGAGGTGCCCGCCATCTGGAACGAAAAGATGGAATCCTACCTCGGGTGTTCGCCGGAGTCGGCGGCCGAGGGCCCGCTCCAAGACGTCCACTGGAGCAACGCTACGTTCGGGTACTTCCCGACGTACTCGCTCGGTAGCGCGGCGGCCGCGCAGTTTCGGTCGGCATTCGAGGCGGCTGTCGGCCCCGTAGACGAGGTCGTTCGAGACGACGGTTTCGAGCCGGTGTCCGAGTGGCTCCGCGAGAACGTCCACCGCCACGGCAAGCGGTTCAGGACCGACGATCTTCTGATCGAAGCGACCGGAGAGCCGCTCACCGCGGATCCGCTAGTGAACTACCTGCGGGAGAAGTACGGACGACTGTACGCTATTTCGGGGTAA
- a CDS encoding penicillin acylase family protein, producing MNDGTTRRAILATVLGAGAVGLAASDARRLLNQFAPLSGSVWTAADREPEEAVESPYGEATVHRDEWAIPHVEADDEAAAYFAVGYVHGIDRLFQLDIQRRQMRGQLAEIVGPEMVDDDAFHVRMDFAGAAEVTWNALSETDHAALVEAYADGVNAAIEDEPLPVEFDLLGYEPAEWTPVDTMLMQKQISWGLTGNFGELRRERVADALGSEVTDELFPPDLDHDVPILRPGDDRLGTVGGADIDDEGTPTTSRVQPRSVRDRPANGRGQPTSARDDAIAGGDDAGEAATTDFLAWLSRFESPAGVGSNSWVVAGEHTESGRPLVANDPHLLLMTPPVWYEQHVKTPERDVRGVTFPGVPFVVIGYNDRGAWGFTNVGADVLDCYRYEIDDERQQYYYDDEWRDFDLEEREIAVADADDETIRVRKTVHGPLIEREGEHVGVAWTGLSATRTSRAIDDLGRSEGVDDALTAIERFDEPTQNFVYADADGRTAYYVTGQIPVRTEDGEPVRGDRVFDGSAGEAEWEGYEPYGESSWDGFVPFDEKPHAIDPAVLATANQRVADEPDHYLGTAYAAPYRGERIYDRLDALTGDGETGVDDHAALQTDRVDPRALQLIPELSAAVSREATDHDRLVDAASTLATWDGEMAPDSEAALLFARWFEHFRAGVCEPHFDDAGLDESYYPNDWVIATLPATSGFFDEATRSETMISALESTLIERENEEWETFGDYQTTAPIEHPFGTEASFLNYDERPIGGSRATVNNYRRESAIGASVRLVAEPGGDVRTILPGGNSGEYFSDHYDDQFETWVDGGYREAPLEIEGERVVTFEEGSR from the coding sequence GTGAACGACGGGACGACGCGACGCGCGATACTGGCGACCGTACTCGGCGCCGGAGCGGTTGGGCTCGCGGCTTCGGACGCCAGACGGCTGCTAAACCAGTTCGCGCCGCTCTCGGGGAGCGTCTGGACGGCCGCCGATCGCGAGCCAGAGGAGGCCGTCGAGAGCCCCTACGGCGAGGCGACGGTCCACCGCGACGAGTGGGCGATTCCGCACGTCGAGGCCGACGACGAGGCGGCGGCGTACTTCGCCGTCGGCTACGTCCACGGGATCGACCGACTCTTCCAGCTCGACATCCAGCGCCGCCAGATGCGCGGCCAACTCGCCGAGATCGTCGGCCCCGAGATGGTCGACGACGACGCGTTCCACGTCAGGATGGACTTCGCCGGCGCGGCCGAGGTCACCTGGAACGCGCTCTCCGAGACTGATCACGCCGCGCTCGTCGAGGCCTACGCCGACGGCGTGAACGCGGCGATCGAGGACGAGCCCCTCCCGGTCGAGTTCGACCTCCTCGGGTACGAACCAGCCGAGTGGACGCCCGTCGACACGATGCTCATGCAAAAGCAGATCTCCTGGGGCCTGACGGGCAACTTCGGCGAGCTTCGCCGCGAGCGCGTCGCCGACGCCCTCGGATCCGAGGTGACGGACGAACTCTTCCCGCCCGACCTCGACCACGACGTCCCGATCCTCCGACCCGGTGACGATCGCCTGGGGACCGTCGGCGGGGCGGACATCGACGATGAAGGCACGCCGACGACCAGTCGCGTTCAGCCGAGATCAGTCCGTGACCGGCCGGCGAACGGACGCGGGCAACCGACCAGCGCGCGCGACGACGCCATCGCCGGAGGCGACGACGCCGGCGAGGCGGCCACGACCGATTTCCTCGCGTGGCTCTCCCGGTTCGAATCGCCCGCCGGCGTTGGCTCGAACAGCTGGGTCGTCGCCGGCGAGCACACCGAGAGCGGCCGACCGCTCGTCGCCAACGACCCGCACCTCCTGTTGATGACGCCGCCGGTGTGGTACGAACAGCACGTGAAGACCCCCGAGCGAGACGTCCGCGGGGTGACCTTCCCCGGCGTGCCGTTCGTCGTCATCGGCTACAACGATCGGGGCGCCTGGGGATTCACGAACGTCGGGGCGGACGTGCTCGATTGCTATCGCTACGAGATCGACGACGAGCGCCAGCAGTACTACTACGACGACGAGTGGCGCGACTTCGACCTCGAAGAGCGAGAGATCGCCGTCGCCGACGCAGATGACGAGACGATCAGGGTCAGAAAGACCGTCCACGGGCCGTTGATCGAACGCGAGGGCGAACACGTCGGCGTCGCCTGGACCGGCCTCTCGGCGACGCGAACCTCGCGGGCCATCGACGATCTCGGTCGGAGCGAGGGAGTAGACGACGCGCTCACCGCGATCGAGCGGTTCGACGAGCCGACGCAGAACTTCGTCTACGCGGACGCGGACGGCCGGACCGCCTACTACGTGACCGGACAGATCCCGGTCCGAACCGAAGACGGCGAGCCGGTCCGGGGCGACCGCGTCTTCGACGGGTCGGCCGGCGAAGCCGAGTGGGAAGGCTACGAGCCCTACGGCGAGAGTTCCTGGGACGGGTTCGTCCCATTCGACGAGAAGCCACACGCGATCGATCCGGCCGTCCTGGCCACGGCGAATCAGCGCGTCGCCGACGAGCCCGACCACTACCTCGGGACGGCCTACGCGGCCCCCTACCGCGGCGAGCGGATATACGACCGACTCGACGCGCTCACGGGCGACGGCGAGACGGGCGTCGACGATCACGCCGCGCTCCAGACAGATCGGGTCGACCCGCGCGCCCTCCAGCTGATTCCCGAACTGTCGGCGGCGGTCTCGCGAGAGGCGACCGATCACGATCGACTCGTCGATGCCGCCTCGACGCTCGCCACGTGGGACGGCGAGATGGCTCCCGACTCCGAAGCCGCGCTGCTGTTCGCCCGGTGGTTCGAACACTTCAGAGCGGGCGTCTGCGAGCCCCACTTCGACGACGCCGGTCTCGACGAGTCGTACTACCCGAACGACTGGGTGATCGCCACCCTTCCCGCAACGAGCGGATTCTTCGACGAGGCGACGCGATCGGAGACGATGATCAGCGCCCTCGAATCGACGCTCATCGAACGCGAGAACGAGGAGTGGGAGACCTTCGGCGACTACCAGACGACCGCGCCGATCGAACACCCGTTCGGAACCGAGGCGTCGTTTCTGAACTACGACGAACGACCGATCGGCGGTTCCCGGGCGACGGTGAACAACTACCGGCGCGAATCGGCGATCGGCGCGAGCGTTCGACTGGTGGCCGAACCCGGCGGGGACGTTCGGACGATCCTCCCCGGCGGTAACTCCGGCGAGTACTTCTCCGATCACTACGACGACCAGTTCGAAACGTGGGTCGACGGGGGCTACCGGGAGGCGCCGCTCGAGATCGAAGGCGAGCGAGTCGTCACATTCGAGGAGGGATCGCGATGA
- the gdhB gene encoding glutamate dehydrogenase GdhB — MTANVAEEAGDEPTENEPETALETARRQLARASSHVDIDPAVVDRLKQTRKIHEVTMPLRRDDGSVEMLTGFRAQHDSVRGPYKGGLRYHPEVSREECAGLAMWMTWKCAVMDLPFGGAKGGVVVDPKQLSSSEKERLTRRFTQEIRSAIGPTKDIPAPDMGTDPQTMAWIMDAYSMQEDETIPGVVTGKLPAVGGSPGREESPGRSVAIITREACDYYDYDLEETSVAVQGFGSVGANAARLLHEWGANIVAVSDVNGARYDESGIDVDEIPSHDTEPEAVTAATGVGTKIPNAELLELDVDVLIPAAIGNVLTEDNANDVKADMIVEGANGPTTFAAGAIFNERDIPVIPDILANAGGVTVSYYEWLQGVNRRKWSLERVHRELEGDMLAAWESVKDEVDERDLAWRDAAYVVALKRIAAAHEARGVWP; from the coding sequence ATGACCGCAAATGTTGCCGAAGAGGCGGGTGACGAACCCACGGAAAACGAGCCGGAGACGGCCCTAGAAACCGCCAGACGCCAGCTCGCGCGCGCTTCGTCTCACGTCGACATCGACCCGGCGGTGGTCGACCGACTCAAACAGACGCGGAAGATCCACGAGGTAACGATGCCGCTCCGACGCGACGACGGCAGCGTCGAGATGCTCACCGGCTTTCGCGCCCAGCACGACAGCGTGCGCGGGCCGTACAAGGGCGGCCTTCGCTATCATCCGGAGGTCTCCCGCGAGGAGTGTGCCGGCCTCGCCATGTGGATGACGTGGAAGTGTGCCGTGATGGACCTGCCCTTCGGCGGGGCCAAAGGCGGCGTCGTCGTCGATCCGAAGCAGCTCAGTTCGAGCGAGAAGGAGCGGCTCACCCGCCGGTTCACCCAGGAAATCCGATCGGCGATCGGCCCGACGAAGGACATCCCCGCGCCGGACATGGGGACCGACCCGCAGACGATGGCCTGGATAATGGACGCCTACAGCATGCAAGAAGACGAGACCATCCCGGGCGTCGTCACCGGCAAATTGCCCGCCGTCGGAGGCAGCCCCGGTCGCGAGGAGTCGCCGGGACGCAGCGTCGCGATCATCACGCGCGAGGCCTGCGACTACTACGACTACGACCTGGAAGAGACGTCGGTCGCCGTCCAGGGGTTCGGGAGCGTCGGCGCTAACGCCGCCCGCCTGCTACACGAGTGGGGCGCGAACATCGTCGCCGTCAGCGACGTCAACGGCGCTCGCTACGACGAGTCGGGAATCGACGTCGACGAAATTCCCTCTCACGATACCGAGCCGGAGGCGGTCACCGCCGCGACCGGCGTCGGAACGAAGATTCCGAACGCGGAGTTGCTCGAACTGGACGTCGACGTCCTCATTCCCGCGGCGATCGGAAACGTCCTCACTGAGGATAATGCGAACGACGTGAAAGCGGACATGATCGTCGAGGGCGCGAACGGCCCGACCACGTTCGCCGCCGGGGCCATCTTCAACGAGCGTGACATTCCGGTCATCCCCGACATTCTCGCGAACGCCGGCGGCGTGACGGTGAGCTACTACGAGTGGCTCCAGGGCGTCAACCGCCGGAAGTGGAGCCTAGAACGCGTCCACCGCGAACTCGAAGGGGATATGCTCGCCGCCTGGGAGAGCGTGAAAGACGAAGTCGACGAGCGCGACCTGGCCTGGCGTGACGCCGCCTACGTCGTCGCTCTCAAACGGATCGCCGCCGCCCACGAGGCACGCGGCGTCTGGCCCTGA
- a CDS encoding SAM-dependent methyltransferase → MESERAIIDNYARPNLDETILTALERAGTDPASLTRDDVTAVDEFHIKGREATRELAELAEFSAGSTVLDVGSGVGGPARTLAAEFDCRVTGIDLVDEYCRTATALTERVGLDDRVTFRRANALDLPFDDERFDGVWLQHVAPNVENTSRLFAELHRVLRPGGRLALHEIYAGSGGSPHVPVPWASDPSISHLRPVDELSESLVDAGFEEIVWRDVTDESLAWFRVKVEKMSERPADAPTPVGLTPLMGPDTAEKMRNVVRNLEEERIGVCQAVMAASPRR, encoded by the coding sequence ATGGAATCCGAACGAGCCATCATCGATAACTACGCCCGACCCAACCTGGACGAGACGATCCTCACCGCCCTCGAACGCGCTGGAACCGACCCCGCGTCCCTCACGCGCGACGACGTCACCGCCGTCGACGAGTTCCACATCAAAGGGCGCGAGGCGACGAGAGAACTCGCGGAGCTGGCCGAGTTTTCCGCCGGTTCAACCGTGCTAGACGTCGGGAGTGGCGTCGGCGGCCCGGCCCGGACGCTCGCGGCCGAGTTCGACTGTCGCGTGACGGGGATCGACCTCGTCGACGAGTACTGCCGGACCGCGACCGCACTCACAGAACGGGTCGGCCTCGACGATCGGGTGACGTTTCGGCGGGCGAACGCGCTCGACCTGCCGTTCGACGACGAGCGGTTCGACGGCGTCTGGCTGCAACACGTCGCGCCGAACGTCGAGAATACGAGTCGACTGTTCGCCGAACTCCACCGAGTCCTCCGGCCCGGCGGTCGGCTGGCGCTCCACGAGATCTACGCGGGGTCCGGCGGATCGCCCCACGTCCCGGTGCCGTGGGCGTCTGACCCGTCGATCAGTCACCTCCGCCCCGTCGACGAACTCTCGGAATCGCTGGTCGATGCAGGATTTGAAGAGATCGTCTGGCGGGACGTGACCGACGAGTCGCTCGCGTGGTTCAGAGTGAAAGTGGAGAAGATGAGCGAGCGACCGGCAGACGCGCCGACACCGGTCGGACTCACCCCCCTCATGGGTCCGGACACCGCCGAGAAGATGCGAAACGTCGTTCGCAACTTGGAAGAAGAGCGCATCGGCGTCTGCCAGGCGGTGATGGCGGCGTCACCACGGCGGTGA
- a CDS encoding DUF7718 family protein, which translates to MRKREYIVPIRLPYTRIRSVIEIENGAVLSFVVQLEYNVAHSPSTLERWNGVARFDHNPKSAEGHDIRTEGLHMDIANPNGPDQRAWGFPDVPVNRAVDFCEQYFRANHERLTKQFCKQWGFERWNLPNRR; encoded by the coding sequence GTGAGGAAAAGAGAGTACATCGTACCAATCCGCCTCCCGTATACGCGAATACGGTCGGTCATCGAAATTGAAAACGGTGCAGTCCTCTCGTTTGTCGTCCAGTTGGAGTACAATGTTGCACACAGCCCCAGTACACTTGAACGCTGGAACGGAGTTGCCAGATTCGATCATAATCCGAAATCAGCAGAGGGCCACGACATTCGTACAGAGGGTCTACACATGGATATTGCAAATCCGAACGGACCAGATCAGCGTGCGTGGGGGTTCCCGGACGTCCCGGTGAACCGGGCGGTCGATTTCTGTGAACAGTACTTCCGAGCGAATCACGAACGGTTGACCAAACAGTTCTGCAAACAATGGGGGTTCGAACGGTGGAATCTACCTAATCGTCGGTGA
- a CDS encoding MFS transporter, with the protein MVNSRAVVKYYLYKATEAVEFYRPIMYLYFLSQGLSFTHIVIIEALYNVTTVVGEVPTGYVGDRIGRRKSLLVGAALITATLVGIALASSFVAFALLFICWSLGYNFRSGTEDAWVYETLADTDDTKAFTRVRGRGQSVALTAGVGASLVGGYLGGIDLSLPFLAAALFTGLGMVVIVTLDEPRTYEESDSSEMSIREALDVVASAVGQRKLRSFILYYFVLFSAITYLVFIFLQPVFEDVLTDLDPGVTLVVPLPAIDAYTLSIGAGNVETLLGGYYAAISLVSAAVTYRIGAIRERVGLRGWFVVVPLIVGALLVSMAVVPAMAFVALFVGWAVVEPTRVLAGQYVNDRVETLGRATVLSAMAMVSALTVIPFQLGSGVLSDLVSPLYALTIAGGLLIVGSLAILAWESPIPESSADAAGTEPTD; encoded by the coding sequence ATGGTCAACTCTCGGGCGGTGGTCAAGTACTACCTGTACAAGGCCACCGAGGCGGTCGAGTTCTACCGCCCGATCATGTACCTCTACTTTCTCTCGCAGGGTCTTTCCTTCACGCACATCGTCATCATCGAGGCCCTCTACAACGTGACGACCGTCGTCGGCGAGGTGCCGACCGGGTACGTCGGCGACCGAATCGGTCGGCGAAAAAGCTTACTCGTCGGCGCGGCGCTCATCACGGCCACGCTGGTTGGAATCGCCCTCGCGAGTTCGTTCGTCGCGTTCGCGCTGCTCTTTATTTGCTGGTCGCTCGGCTACAACTTCCGGTCGGGGACCGAAGACGCCTGGGTCTACGAGACGCTCGCCGACACCGACGACACGAAGGCGTTCACCCGCGTGCGCGGTCGCGGCCAGTCGGTCGCGCTGACGGCCGGCGTCGGCGCCTCGCTCGTCGGCGGCTATCTCGGCGGAATCGACCTATCCTTGCCGTTTCTCGCCGCCGCGCTGTTCACCGGCCTTGGAATGGTCGTCATCGTCACCCTCGACGAGCCGAGAACCTACGAGGAGAGCGACTCCAGCGAGATGAGCATCCGGGAGGCGCTGGACGTCGTCGCGTCGGCCGTCGGTCAGCGCAAGCTGCGCTCGTTCATCCTCTACTACTTCGTGCTCTTCTCGGCGATCACCTACCTCGTCTTCATCTTCCTGCAACCGGTCTTCGAGGACGTCCTCACGGACCTCGATCCGGGCGTCACGCTCGTCGTCCCGCTGCCGGCCATCGACGCCTACACCCTCTCGATCGGCGCCGGAAACGTCGAGACGCTGCTCGGCGGATACTACGCCGCGATCAGTCTCGTCTCGGCGGCCGTCACCTACCGGATCGGCGCCATCCGCGAGCGGGTCGGCCTTCGCGGCTGGTTCGTCGTCGTTCCCCTGATCGTCGGCGCGTTGCTCGTCTCGATGGCCGTCGTCCCCGCGATGGCGTTCGTGGCGCTCTTCGTCGGCTGGGCGGTCGTCGAGCCGACGCGCGTGCTCGCCGGTCAGTACGTAAACGACCGCGTCGAGACGCTCGGGCGGGCGACCGTCCTCTCCGCCATGGCGATGGTGAGCGCGCTCACGGTCATCCCGTTCCAGCTCGGAAGCGGCGTCCTCTCAGACCTCGTCTCGCCGCTGTACGCCCTCACGATAGCCGGCGGACTGTTGATCGTCGGCTCCCTCGCGATACTGGCGTGGGAGTCGCCGATTCCGGAATCGTCGGCCGACGCGGCCGGGACCGAGCCGACGGACTGA